In Candidatus Promineifilum breve, one genomic interval encodes:
- a CDS encoding histidine phosphatase family protein encodes MSTHLIFIRHAQSTWNELRRWQGHADPPLAESGREQARLLARRLATWRIDHIYTSDLRRAAETAGIVGEQMGLTPTPSAIWRERGFGALEGLTSEEIAAQFPEAWAARMFGPITGIPGAEVQEAVIARARAGVAGLLQNHPGQTVAVVSHGGLILTTLVNLLGLPPSGHALLTVGGNTAISRVVVDGEHVRLMSMNDAAHLELWLGEPV; translated from the coding sequence GCCACGCCCAGAGCACGTGGAACGAACTGCGGCGCTGGCAGGGGCACGCCGACCCCCCTCTGGCCGAATCCGGCCGGGAGCAAGCCCGTCTGTTGGCGCGCCGTCTGGCGACCTGGCGGATCGACCACATCTACACGTCCGACCTGCGACGGGCGGCCGAGACGGCGGGCATCGTCGGCGAACAAATGGGCCTGACGCCCACGCCCTCGGCCATATGGCGCGAGCGCGGCTTCGGCGCGCTGGAAGGGTTGACCTCGGAAGAGATCGCCGCCCAATTTCCGGAGGCGTGGGCGGCGCGGATGTTCGGCCCGATAACCGGCATTCCCGGGGCCGAGGTGCAGGAGGCGGTGATTGCCCGCGCCAGGGCGGGGGTGGCCGGGCTATTGCAAAACCATCCGGGCCAAACGGTGGCGGTCGTCAGCCACGGCGGCCTGATCCTCACGACCCTGGTAAACCTGTTGGGGTTACCGCCCAGCGGCCACGCGCTATTGACGGTGGGCGGCAACACGGCCATCAGCCGCGTGGTGGTCGATGGTGAACATGTGCGGCTGATGTCGATGAACGACGCCGCGCATCTGGAATTGTGGTTGGGAGAACCGGTCTAG